The genomic DNA GGCGCCGAGGACTTTTCCTTCTTCCTGGAAGCCCTGCCCGGCACCTACCTGTTCCTGGGCAACGGCGATGGCGACCATCGCATGGAGAGCTATCACGGCATGGGGCCCTGCCAGCTGCACAATCCGAACTACGACTTCAATGACGCGCTGCTGCCGGTCGGCGCGACGTATTGGGTCAAGCTGGTCGAGGCCTACCTGTCCAAGCACAAGTAGCGCGCCACGGCGCTTCAGGCATTGCGGTTATTTGCTTATGCGCCATGCCGCCACAAACCGCCCGCTTGCCCCGGGCGGTTTTTCTATATGACGCCAGGCTTTGTTCAAACGCCGATAACTTCGTTTGAGATACAAGGCGCGCTTTCCATAATCGATCATTCCTGATCCATCCGCGGATGGATCTCAGCGCCGGCGGCAACGCCGCCACGCCAACCGGAGTGACCGATGTCCCAGAGCAACGCCGTGCGGCGCGAAGAGGCCGCCCCCGTCCCGCCGCGCCCGGCCGCGCAGGCGTTCGAGCTGCGGCCGCTGCCGGGCCCGGTGGGCGCCGAACTGATCGGCCTGGACCTGGGACAAGAACTGTCGCCCGCCGACTTCAAGCGCGTGCACCAGGCGCATCTGGACCACCACCTGCTGGTGTTCCGCGACCAGCGCATCACGCCGCAGCAGCACATCGACTTCAGCCGCCGCTTCGGGCCGCTGATGATCCACGTGCTGCACCAGTTCCACCTGGCCAATCATCCCGAGATCCTGATCGTCTCCAACATCGTCGAGAACGGCAAGCCGGTCGGCCTGGGCGATGCGGGCAAGTACTGGCATTCGGACATCTCGTACAAGGAACTGCCCAGCCTGGGCTCGCTGCTGCATGCGCAGGAATTGCCGGCGCAAGGCGGCGACACGCTGTTCGCCAACATGCACCTGGCCTATGACACCTTGCCCGCCGCGCTGCGCAACGCCGTCCAAGGCAGGCGCGCGGTGCATTCGTACCTGGCCAAGTACGGCCAGCTGCAGAAGGAAGGCAACTGGCGGCCCAACCTGAGCGCGCAGCAGGTGGCGCAGGTGCAGGCGGTGTCGCATCCGGTGGTGCGCACCCATCCCGAGAATGGCCGCCGCGCCCTGTTCGTGAGCGAAGGCTTCACCACCCACATCGAAGGCCTGCCGGAAGACGAGAGCCGGCAACTGCTGGACGAACTGTTCGCGCACAGCGTGCGGCCCGAACACATCTACCGCCACCGCTGGCAGCCGCACGACCTGGTGTTCTGGGACAACCGCTCGCTCATCCACCTGGCGGGCGGCACGCCCGACCACCTGCGCCGCAAGCTGTACCGCACCACGATCGAGGGCGACGTGCCGTTCTAGGCCGATGCGCGACTTATCCACAAGGACCACCATGAATCTGTCACCTGACCTGCGCGAACGACTGGTTCGCACCGCCACCGCGGCCGGCGTGGCATTGGCGTTGGCCCTGGTGGCCCTGGCCTCGCCCACGCCCGCGCTGGCGGCTGACGGCGCCCATGCCGCGCCGTCGCAGCCCGCGGCTGTCGCGCCGTCCGACATCGCGCCCCGCCGCGACTGATCGGCGCGCGCGCCGACCTGTGGATATCCCAGCATCCCTAAAATAGTCCGGTACGCGGCAACCACGCCCCCGGCATCCGCCGGATGCGCGCGGGGCATCCACCGGACTCGACATGCTGGCAACCTCTTCGATTGAACTCATCGGCAACACCCCCCTGATCGCGCTGAGCCGCGCGCACGATGGCCCTGGCCGCATCGTGGCCAAGGCCGAATTCCTGCAGCCGGGCGGCAGCGTCAAGGACCGCGCCGCCAAGGCCATCCTGCTGGCCGCCCGCGCCGATGGCCGGCTCCGGCCCGGCATGCCGGTGATCGAGATGACCAGCGGCAACATGGGGGCGGGCCTGGCCGTGGCCTGCGCCGCGCTGGGGCATCCGCTGGTCGTCACCATGTCGGCCGGCAACAGCCCCGCCCGTGCCCGCATGCTGGAAGGACTGGGCGCCGAGGTGGTGCTGGTGCCGCAGGTCGATGGCGCCGCGGGGCAGGTCACTGGCGCCGACGTCGAGGCGGCGGCCCGTGTCGCCGCCGAGTTGGCGCGGGAGCGCGGCGGCTTCTACGTCGACCAGTTCAACGCGGTTGAATGCATCACCGCGCACGAGACCGGCACCGGCCGCGAAATCCTCGAACAATTCGGCGCCCCCGTGGATGGCTGGGCCGCGGCCGTCGGCACCGGCTGCACCTTCATGGGCGTGGCGCGCGCGCTCAAGGCGGCCAGCGCCGCCACCGTTTGCGCGGCGGTCGAGCCGCTGGGCTGCGAAGTGCTGGCCGGCGCGCCGGTGACCAAGGCGCGCCACCTGATCCAGGGCACCAGCTATGGCGCGGTGCCGCCGCACTGGGATCCGTCCCTGATGGACCTGAGCATTGCGGTCGCCGATGACGAGGCGCAGGAATGGCGGCGCCTGCTGGCCGTGCGCGAGGGGCTGTACGTGGGTTATTCCGCTGCCGCCAACGTGTGCGCGGCGGCCAAGCTGTTGCGTTCGGGACGGCTGCGCCCGGATGCGGCGGTGGCCACGGTGCTGTGCGATACCGGCCTGAAATACTAGGAAAGCGGGTTTTCCACAGCATTCACGGGGAAAGCTATCCCCAGCGCCTGTGGAATTCCTGTGGATTGCCTGTGAATTGGCTGTGGACGAATGGGGATAACTTTTCGCCGCCCAGTTGTGGAGAAGTCGCTTGCGGCGGCTTTCGGAGCAAAACGCAGGCGAAAACCGCGGGCGCGGCCACCAAGAATGGGCGCGGAAGCGGGCGGAAAACGCACGGCAGGCAAGAAAACGGGCGGCCCGCGGGCCGCCCGATGCGTGTTGCGCGGCGCGTTGGCCGCGCCGGGGCGCCGCCCTTACAGCTTCAGGCCCAGTGCCTTGGCCACGCCCGCCGCGTAGGCCGGATCGGCCTTGCGGAAGTGTTCCAGCTGACGGCGCTGGATTTCCTCGGGCACGCCGGCCATGTGGCGGCCGATGTTGCCGAACAGCAATTCCTGCTGCGCCGGCGTCATCAGGCGGAACAAGGCGCCCGGCTGCGAGTAGTAGTCATCGTCGACGCGGTGGTTCCAGCGGGCGGCGGCCTGGCCGTCCAGCGGCAGCGGCGGCTCGCCGGCCGACGGGGTTTCCTTCCACTCGCCGGCGCTGTTGGGCTCGTAGTTGAGCGTGCCGCCGGCATTGCCATCCACGCGCGCCGCGCCGTCGCGGTGATAGCTGTGGAACGGGCAGCGCGGCGCGTTCACCGGGATCTGGTGGTGGTTGATGCCCAGGCGGTAGCGGTGCGTGTCGCCGTACGAGAACAGGCGGCCCTGCAGCATCTTGTCCGGCGAGAAGTCGATGCCGGGCACCACGTTGGCGGGCGTGAAGGCGGCCTGCTCGACCTCGGCGAAGTAGTTCTCCGGGTTCTTGTTCAGTTCCAGCACGCCCACTTCGATCAGCGGGTAATCGCCGTGCGGCC from Achromobacter xylosoxidans includes the following:
- a CDS encoding PLP-dependent cysteine synthase family protein, whose translation is MLATSSIELIGNTPLIALSRAHDGPGRIVAKAEFLQPGGSVKDRAAKAILLAARADGRLRPGMPVIEMTSGNMGAGLAVACAALGHPLVVTMSAGNSPARARMLEGLGAEVVLVPQVDGAAGQVTGADVEAAARVAAELARERGGFYVDQFNAVECITAHETGTGREILEQFGAPVDGWAAAVGTGCTFMGVARALKAASAATVCAAVEPLGCEVLAGAPVTKARHLIQGTSYGAVPPHWDPSLMDLSIAVADDEAQEWRRLLAVREGLYVGYSAAANVCAAAKLLRSGRLRPDAAVATVLCDTGLKY
- a CDS encoding TauD/TfdA dioxygenase family protein, with translation MSQSNAVRREEAAPVPPRPAAQAFELRPLPGPVGAELIGLDLGQELSPADFKRVHQAHLDHHLLVFRDQRITPQQHIDFSRRFGPLMIHVLHQFHLANHPEILIVSNIVENGKPVGLGDAGKYWHSDISYKELPSLGSLLHAQELPAQGGDTLFANMHLAYDTLPAALRNAVQGRRAVHSYLAKYGQLQKEGNWRPNLSAQQVAQVQAVSHPVVRTHPENGRRALFVSEGFTTHIEGLPEDESRQLLDELFAHSVRPEHIYRHRWQPHDLVFWDNRSLIHLAGGTPDHLRRKLYRTTIEGDVPF